From one Mucilaginibacter inviolabilis genomic stretch:
- a CDS encoding M20/M25/M40 family metallo-hydrolase, producing the protein MKLKLLFSCLISVGITLPVFAQETVDPAIVQKIREEGLNHSKVMETAFYLTDVSGPRLAGSPGLKRAQNWAVNQLKTWGLANAKLEAWGKFGKGWEVQKNYAAITVPYYHAIIAIPKAWTPGTGGLIKGDVIVVKADSAIDLDKYKGKLQGKVVIFDTKPLVERSFKVDAARYTDEELTEMANATMQPADGRRQFDPNSPQFAAMRKLRAFQTTLRAFIHDEKAALILSQARGTDGTVFTTNGASYADTAKAVSPELETSSEDYQRILRLAKAGQKVELEADIKTQFLTDDLQGYDVVAEIPGTDKKLKEQVIMIGGHLDSWHAATGATDNAAGSAVMMEAMRILKAINFKPKRTIRIALWSSEEQGLFGSRGYVLNHFGDPKTMQLKPEQAKLSAYYNLDNGTGKIRGIYLQGDSAAGPIFKTWLEPFKDLGATTVTIRNTGGTDHQSFDAVGIPGFQFIQDAIDYGSRTHHSNQDTYDRLIEDDLKQAATIIASFVYNTSERAEMIPRKELPKAQAAN; encoded by the coding sequence ATGAAATTAAAACTACTTTTTTCATGCCTCATTTCTGTAGGCATTACCCTGCCTGTATTCGCGCAGGAAACCGTTGACCCGGCCATCGTTCAAAAAATAAGGGAGGAAGGTTTAAATCACTCCAAAGTAATGGAAACGGCGTTTTATCTCACCGATGTTTCAGGGCCTCGTTTAGCTGGTTCGCCAGGCTTAAAGCGCGCGCAGAACTGGGCCGTTAACCAACTTAAAACATGGGGCTTGGCCAATGCCAAGCTAGAGGCCTGGGGTAAATTTGGCAAAGGCTGGGAAGTTCAAAAAAATTATGCGGCTATCACCGTGCCCTACTACCATGCTATTATTGCTATTCCCAAAGCCTGGACACCGGGTACCGGTGGTTTGATCAAAGGAGATGTTATAGTGGTAAAAGCCGATTCGGCAATTGATCTGGATAAATACAAAGGAAAGCTGCAAGGCAAAGTGGTCATATTTGATACCAAGCCGTTAGTTGAGCGCAGCTTTAAGGTAGATGCCGCTCGCTATACAGATGAAGAGCTTACCGAAATGGCCAATGCCACCATGCAACCGGCTGATGGACGCCGGCAATTTGATCCTAACTCTCCCCAATTTGCTGCTATGCGTAAGCTTCGTGCTTTCCAAACTACTTTAAGAGCATTTATACATGATGAAAAAGCGGCGCTGATATTAAGCCAGGCCCGTGGTACAGATGGTACCGTATTTACCACCAATGGGGCATCATATGCCGATACCGCGAAAGCCGTATCGCCCGAGTTGGAAACCAGCAGCGAAGACTATCAGCGGATTTTACGCCTGGCAAAGGCCGGTCAAAAAGTGGAGTTGGAGGCGGATATCAAAACACAGTTTTTAACCGATGATTTGCAGGGGTATGACGTAGTAGCTGAAATTCCGGGTACGGATAAAAAATTAAAGGAGCAGGTAATCATGATAGGAGGTCACCTGGATTCATGGCATGCAGCTACTGGTGCCACTGATAACGCGGCAGGCAGCGCGGTAATGATGGAGGCCATGCGCATTTTAAAAGCCATCAACTTTAAGCCAAAACGCACCATACGTATAGCATTGTGGAGTTCGGAAGAGCAGGGCTTATTTGGCTCTCGCGGATATGTATTGAACCACTTTGGCGATCCGAAGACCATGCAGCTAAAACCAGAGCAAGCCAAACTATCAGCTTATTATAATCTGGATAACGGTACAGGCAAAATACGCGGTATTTATTTGCAAGGAGATTCGGCAGCCGGCCCAATATTTAAAACCTGGCTGGAGCCATTTAAAGACCTGGGGGCTACAACCGTGACTATTCGTAACACCGGTGGTACCGACCATCAATCGTTTGACGCGGTGGGCATACCGGGCTTCCAGTTTATACAGGATGCTATTGATTACGGTTCACGTACGCACCACAGTAATCAGGATACTTATGATAGGCTTATAGAAGATGATCTGAAACAGGCCGCTACTATCATTGCTTCTTTTGTATACAATACATCGGAGCGTGCCGAAATGATACCAAGAAAAGAATTGCCTAAAGCACAGGCGGCTAATTAA
- a CDS encoding MBL fold metallo-hydrolase RNA specificity domain-containing protein, with the protein MNITFHGAARTVTGSKHLIRLKDETTILLDCGMFQGMGEHSEDLNEHFGFNPKKVDYLILSHAHIDHCGLIPRLVAEGFSGPIFCTSATMDLARILLLDSAHIQMQDVAYSNKHRARKGQPLLEALYTDEQAMAALRLFKIVEYHEAYEITPSIKLTFTDAGHILGSAAVHLTIQEDGKTTHITFSGDVGRYDDMLLNDPETFEQADYILLESTYGDSLHKEQGPIEDALLDIIKQTCEVKKGKVIIPAFSVGRTQELLYALNALELRGVLPDVNYYVDSPLSQKATEVLMNHPEVYNKGVKEVLKTDANPFGFKGLRFIQSTEQSKALNNDQRPCVIISSSGMAEAGRVKHHIKNNINSDKNTILMVGYCEPNSLGGHLLNGDHEVHIYGELYEVKAEVRSIKSMSAHGDYDDLLHFLACQDPSKVKKIFLVHGEYEVQQHFSTKLKEAGFKNIEIPYQHLKVELE; encoded by the coding sequence ATGAATATAACTTTTCATGGCGCCGCCCGTACCGTTACCGGCAGCAAGCATCTGATCCGACTTAAGGACGAAACAACCATTTTATTGGATTGCGGCATGTTCCAGGGCATGGGCGAGCATTCTGAAGATCTTAATGAGCATTTTGGCTTTAACCCCAAGAAAGTGGATTATCTGATACTTTCACACGCGCATATTGATCATTGCGGATTGATACCACGTCTAGTAGCCGAGGGTTTCAGCGGTCCCATATTTTGCACATCGGCTACAATGGACCTGGCACGAATCCTTTTACTCGATTCGGCTCATATACAGATGCAGGATGTTGCCTATAGCAACAAGCATCGCGCCCGCAAAGGTCAGCCATTGTTGGAAGCACTATATACAGACGAGCAGGCTATGGCGGCGTTGCGCTTATTTAAAATTGTTGAATATCACGAAGCATATGAAATAACACCCAGCATAAAACTCACCTTTACAGATGCCGGGCATATTTTGGGTAGCGCCGCGGTACATTTAACCATCCAGGAAGATGGTAAGACTACCCATATTACTTTCAGTGGCGATGTGGGCCGTTATGATGATATGTTGTTGAACGATCCGGAAACATTTGAACAGGCCGATTATATTTTACTGGAATCAACCTACGGTGATTCACTCCATAAGGAGCAAGGGCCAATTGAAGACGCCTTGTTAGATATTATCAAACAAACATGCGAGGTTAAAAAAGGAAAAGTGATCATCCCCGCGTTCAGCGTTGGCCGTACCCAGGAATTGCTGTACGCTTTAAATGCATTAGAATTAAGAGGTGTACTGCCCGATGTAAACTATTACGTAGATAGCCCGCTATCACAAAAAGCGACCGAAGTGCTCATGAATCATCCGGAAGTGTATAACAAGGGGGTAAAAGAAGTTTTAAAAACTGACGCCAATCCTTTCGGATTTAAAGGTTTGCGGTTTATACAATCAACGGAGCAATCAAAAGCGCTGAACAATGATCAGCGCCCTTGCGTTATTATCTCCTCATCGGGAATGGCGGAGGCTGGCAGGGTAAAGCATCATATCAAAAACAATATCAACAGTGATAAAAACACCATTTTAATGGTAGGTTACTGTGAGCCAAATTCCCTAGGCGGACACCTGCTTAATGGCGACCATGAGGTACATATCTATGGTGAACTATACGAAGTAAAGGCCGAGGTAAGATCGATCAAATCTATGAGTGCCCATGGTGATTATGACGATCTGCTCCATTTTCTGGCCTGTCAGGATCCTTCAAAGGTTAAAAAAATATTTTTGGTTCATGGTGAGTATGAAGTGCAGCAACACTTTAGCACTAAGCTGAAAGAGGCGGGATTTAAGAATATTGAGATCCCATACCAGCACCTGAAGGTAGAATTGGAATAG
- a CDS encoding BlaI/MecI/CopY family transcriptional regulator: MEIKELTRAEEQIMQVLWQLEKGYVKDVIDQLPEPKPAYNTVSTIIRILETKGFVGHEAFGKSHQYHPIVSKDQYQNFAADKLLSGYFDNSVNRMLSFFVKKEKIDLKEADAIMKLIEKLKDQ; this comes from the coding sequence ATGGAAATTAAAGAATTAACGCGCGCCGAAGAACAAATTATGCAAGTATTATGGCAGTTGGAAAAAGGCTATGTAAAAGATGTGATCGATCAGCTACCCGAACCCAAACCCGCTTATAATACGGTATCAACCATAATCAGGATATTGGAAACAAAAGGTTTTGTAGGACATGAGGCATTTGGTAAAAGCCATCAATACCACCCTATAGTAAGCAAAGATCAGTACCAGAACTTTGCTGCCGATAAATTATTGAGTGGTTACTTCGATAACTCGGTAAACCGGATGCTGTCCTTTTTTGTAAAGAAGGAAAAGATAGACCTGAAAGAGGCTGATGCCATTATGAAACTGATTGAAAAACTTAAAGACCAATAG
- a CDS encoding M56 family metallopeptidase codes for MSWWQYLLLVNIYLVLFYVFYVLLLRKETFFQLNRIYLVTAALLSFFIPMIQADWVQNLFITQQVKYTIYSSPVMIYSLKPVVASHISIGQVLACLYGAGILFLSVRLIWQLIKLKRVINQPQATAAYSFFGTVRLDEANSNNTIIEAHEQVHAKQWHSADVMLVELVMIINWFNPVVYMYRFAIKHIHEYIADRQAVQAGTNKAEYALLLLSQTFESPAHQLVNPFFNHSLLKQRIIMLQKNKSQRISLIKYGLSAPLFILMLILSSATINNSKPVTVINKSAHQLFTTPASSVGLKDVFDGNTPSDAKETTRPKETTVIVKPGEKPVSVEADPDQIFTAVELVPEYPGGLDKLGSYLAKFIRYPAVARENGIQGRVIITFVVERDGSLSKVKVVRGIGSGCDEEAVRVMKNSPKWKPGIQNGRPVRVQYSIPISFTLVQDAMPADTVKKDGKIFMSVEQVPEFPGGLNAFGKFLGDNIKYPKADREKGIKGRVIATFVVEADGSLSNIRVVRGLSETIDAEAVRVLDISPKWKPGVQNGKAVRVQYSVPISFTLDNDKSGKPGLDKIGTTGADQDKNEVNTIAQNTNKTLSNPLTITFRDKNALQAEPLYLVDGKVIDKSDMAYIMPSSIESVTVLKDGAATSIYGKKGANGVVLVNLKKQKNKTEQPKSN; via the coding sequence ATGAGCTGGTGGCAATACTTATTACTGGTAAATATTTACCTGGTACTGTTTTATGTATTTTATGTTTTACTACTGCGAAAAGAGACATTTTTTCAGCTTAACCGCATCTACCTGGTAACGGCCGCGTTATTATCGTTCTTTATACCAATGATCCAGGCAGATTGGGTGCAAAATTTGTTTATTACACAGCAAGTAAAATATACTATATACAGCAGTCCGGTAATGATTTATAGTCTTAAGCCCGTTGTTGCCAGCCACATCAGTATTGGTCAGGTACTGGCCTGTTTGTATGGCGCTGGTATCTTGTTTTTATCGGTAAGGCTCATTTGGCAGCTTATCAAACTAAAAAGGGTGATCAACCAACCGCAGGCAACTGCCGCTTACTCTTTTTTTGGTACAGTACGACTGGATGAAGCCAATTCTAATAATACCATCATTGAGGCTCATGAGCAAGTTCATGCAAAGCAATGGCACTCGGCCGATGTAATGCTAGTTGAATTGGTTATGATCATTAACTGGTTTAATCCGGTGGTATATATGTACCGTTTCGCCATCAAGCACATTCATGAATACATTGCCGACAGGCAGGCTGTACAAGCTGGCACCAACAAAGCCGAATACGCCTTATTACTGCTGAGTCAAACATTTGAATCACCGGCACATCAGCTGGTTAATCCATTTTTTAATCACAGTTTATTAAAGCAGCGTATCATCATGTTACAAAAAAATAAATCACAACGTATCTCACTCATTAAATACGGTCTCTCTGCCCCCCTGTTCATATTGATGCTTATTTTATCATCAGCAACTATTAACAACAGCAAGCCGGTTACTGTGATCAATAAAAGCGCTCATCAATTGTTTACCACACCTGCCAGTTCTGTTGGGTTAAAAGATGTATTTGATGGTAATACGCCATCGGATGCTAAAGAAACGACACGCCCTAAAGAAACAACTGTCATTGTTAAACCAGGCGAGAAGCCTGTTTCTGTTGAGGCCGATCCTGATCAGATTTTTACGGCAGTTGAGTTGGTACCGGAGTATCCGGGAGGTTTAGATAAATTGGGGAGCTATTTGGCCAAATTCATCAGGTATCCCGCTGTAGCTCGGGAAAACGGTATACAAGGACGTGTAATTATTACCTTTGTTGTGGAACGTGACGGCTCTTTAAGCAAGGTTAAAGTTGTTAGGGGTATTGGTAGCGGTTGCGATGAAGAGGCGGTTCGTGTCATGAAAAATTCACCAAAATGGAAGCCTGGGATACAGAACGGCAGACCAGTAAGGGTTCAATATTCTATTCCGATCAGCTTTACGCTAGTCCAGGATGCAATGCCTGCCGACACAGTAAAGAAGGACGGGAAAATATTCATGTCTGTTGAACAAGTGCCTGAGTTTCCGGGCGGCCTTAATGCCTTTGGTAAATTCCTGGGTGATAATATCAAATATCCAAAAGCCGACCGTGAAAAAGGTATAAAGGGGCGGGTTATTGCCACCTTCGTTGTAGAAGCGGATGGTTCATTATCAAATATCAGAGTTGTTCGAGGGCTCAGCGAAACTATTGATGCAGAAGCGGTGCGGGTATTGGATATATCGCCTAAATGGAAACCTGGTGTACAAAATGGTAAGGCAGTGCGGGTTCAATACTCTGTGCCGATCAGTTTTACCTTAGACAACGATAAATCAGGCAAACCCGGGCTGGATAAGATAGGAACTACAGGAGCGGATCAGGATAAAAACGAAGTTAATACTATTGCTCAAAACACAAACAAAACGCTTAGCAACCCATTGACTATTACTTTTCGTGACAAGAATGCCCTGCAAGCCGAACCATTATATTTAGTAGATGGTAAGGTGATCGATAAATCGGATATGGCGTATATAATGCCCAGCTCTATCGAAAGTGTAACTGTGTTGAAAGATGGGGCAGCTACATCCATTTATGGAAAAAAAGGCGCAAATGGGGTTGTTCTGGTCAATTTAAAAAAGCAAAAGAATAAAACGGAACAACCTAAAAGCAATTAA
- a CDS encoding SPW repeat domain-containing protein, which yields MKSFISPTLYAAFNYVIAIVLIASPWLFGFEGHKIGAALFLPMIIGWFQLIMAIFSNHQFGFLKQFPLQMHFFLDVLSGSFLFCSPWIYDYAHVTFWPQVIMGGLLVIFGAFTKGSRFSTPAVHHHDGGLATLREE from the coding sequence ATGAAAAGTTTTATTTCACCAACACTTTATGCAGCTTTTAACTACGTGATCGCTATAGTACTGATTGCTTCACCATGGTTATTTGGTTTTGAAGGTCATAAAATAGGCGCGGCTTTGTTTTTGCCTATGATCATTGGATGGTTTCAGTTGATCATGGCGATTTTTAGCAACCATCAGTTTGGTTTTCTTAAACAGTTCCCTTTACAAATGCATTTCTTTTTGGATGTGCTTTCAGGTTCGTTCCTGTTTTGCTCACCATGGATATATGATTACGCTCACGTAACATTTTGGCCACAGGTTATCATGGGTGGCTTACTGGTTATTTTTGGTGCTTTTACCAAGGGTTCAAGATTTTCAACCCCAGCTGTTCATCATCATGATGGTGGCTTGGCTACATTACGCGAGGAATAA
- a CDS encoding BamA/TamA family outer membrane protein, which translates to MTPLICRYALALCLITLSANTLLAQTGRTVTTDSLESQRDANGFLSSLFSGKKSKTDTSKIKKPSTWSVLPSAAYNPSVGFAIGAITSGGKYFGNPENTTMSVINAGAYISTNKLSTFEFKHNAFSSQNIWNLQGVMQIGKTIAKDNGLGTGRRSSGEGNFHVGGQYYENNPDEYPVRYVYIKINERIYRKLANHIYAGAGLSFNFYSHIDDDRKNVPITATHNYRYSIKNGYSPNAYAANGVLVNFQFNNRDQPNRPFKGIYADVILKENETWLGSDRKALQLKVEFRKYWSLSESNPEKVLAFWHWASYLLNGSLPYLDLPGTGSDAYGRIGRAFITGRFKGYSFVYNEAEYRFPITDNKLLSGVTFVNIESADNHRDIKLLSHWEPGAGVGLRLLFNKYTRSNLCIDYGRGSYGSSGFFLGLNEVF; encoded by the coding sequence TTGACCCCGTTGATTTGCCGCTACGCGCTTGCCCTATGCCTGATAACTCTGAGCGCGAACACCCTATTGGCACAAACAGGAAGGACCGTAACCACCGATTCGCTGGAATCACAGCGAGATGCCAATGGCTTTTTGAGTTCGCTTTTCAGCGGCAAAAAGTCCAAAACGGATACCAGCAAAATAAAGAAACCTTCTACATGGTCGGTACTACCATCTGCGGCTTACAATCCCAGCGTAGGTTTTGCTATAGGGGCCATCACATCGGGTGGTAAGTACTTTGGCAATCCAGAAAATACTACCATGTCGGTAATTAATGCAGGTGCGTATATTTCTACCAATAAACTCTCCACGTTTGAGTTTAAGCATAACGCGTTCTCGTCCCAAAATATATGGAACCTGCAGGGCGTGATGCAAATCGGAAAAACCATTGCAAAAGATAATGGCCTGGGTACCGGGCGCCGCAGCTCTGGCGAGGGGAACTTTCATGTGGGCGGCCAATATTATGAAAATAACCCCGATGAGTACCCGGTAAGGTATGTTTATATCAAAATTAATGAGCGGATATACCGTAAGCTAGCTAATCATATTTATGCCGGAGCCGGTCTTAGCTTCAACTTTTACAGCCATATTGACGATGATCGTAAAAACGTACCGATAACGGCCACCCATAATTACAGATATAGTATTAAAAACGGTTATTCGCCAAATGCCTATGCGGCTAATGGCGTATTGGTAAACTTTCAGTTTAATAACCGCGACCAGCCCAACCGGCCATTTAAGGGCATTTATGCCGATGTTATTTTAAAAGAAAATGAAACCTGGCTTGGCAGCGACCGCAAGGCCCTGCAGTTAAAAGTGGAGTTTAGAAAATACTGGAGTTTGTCTGAAAGTAACCCAGAAAAGGTTTTGGCCTTCTGGCATTGGGCCAGTTACCTGCTTAACGGTTCCTTACCCTACCTTGACCTGCCGGGTACGGGTAGCGATGCCTATGGTCGTATTGGTCGCGCTTTTATTACGGGGCGTTTTAAAGGCTATTCCTTTGTATATAATGAGGCGGAGTATCGCTTTCCGATCACGGATAATAAACTGCTTAGTGGTGTTACTTTTGTCAACATCGAATCGGCCGATAATCACCGCGACATTAAACTGTTGAGCCATTGGGAACCCGGGGCTGGTGTGGGCTTGCGATTGTTGTTTAACAAATACACCCGATCTAATCTTTGTATCGATTATGGCAGGGGCAGCTATGGGTCAAGCGGCTTTTTCCTGGGGCTCAACGAGGTATTTTAA
- the rplM gene encoding 50S ribosomal protein L13 gives MNTLSYKTVSANKKTVNKQWVVVDAQGEILGRLSTKIAMIIRGKTKPDFTPNVDCGDNVIVINADKVKLTGNKLSAKQYVSYTGYPGGQRFISPKELMAKHPTRVIEKAVRGMLPKNRLGKALFGNLYVYAGSEHPHAAQNPTTI, from the coding sequence GTGAATACGTTAAGTTACAAAACTGTCTCAGCCAACAAAAAAACCGTTAACAAACAATGGGTTGTTGTTGACGCACAAGGCGAGATTTTGGGGCGCTTGTCTACGAAGATCGCCATGATCATCCGTGGAAAAACCAAGCCAGATTTCACCCCGAACGTAGACTGCGGTGATAATGTAATAGTTATCAATGCAGACAAGGTAAAGTTGACCGGAAACAAATTAAGCGCAAAGCAATATGTTTCTTACACTGGTTATCCAGGTGGTCAGCGTTTCATTTCTCCTAAGGAGTTAATGGCAAAACATCCAACACGTGTAATTGAAAAAGCGGTGCGTGGTATGTTACCTAAAAATCGTTTGGGTAAAGCATTATTTGGTAATCTGTATGTATATGCAGGTTCTGAGCATCCTCATGCAGCACAAAACCCAACAACCATTTAA
- the rpsI gene encoding 30S ribosomal protein S9, whose amino-acid sequence MPTTNTSGRRKTAVARIYLSEGNGAIIVNGKDYKEYFPTLPLQYIVTQSTEVSGSTGKFDVKVNVAGGGIKGQAEAVRLAIAKAIVELDPEKKPSLRAKGIMTRDDRMVERKKPGRKKARKRFQFSKR is encoded by the coding sequence ATGCCAACAACTAACACTTCAGGCAGAAGAAAAACAGCCGTTGCCCGCATCTACCTTTCAGAAGGAAATGGTGCGATCATCGTAAACGGTAAAGATTACAAAGAGTACTTCCCAACATTGCCATTACAATACATCGTTACTCAGAGCACTGAGGTTTCTGGTTCAACCGGAAAATTTGATGTTAAAGTAAATGTTGCAGGTGGTGGTATTAAAGGACAGGCAGAAGCCGTTCGTTTAGCTATTGCGAAAGCCATTGTTGAACTTGATCCTGAAAAGAAACCTTCACTACGCGCTAAAGGTATTATGACACGTGATGACCGTATGGTTGAGCGTAAAAAACCAGGTCGTAAGAAAGCACGTAAGAGATTCCAATTCAGTAAACGTTAA
- the rpsB gene encoding 30S ribosomal protein S2 translates to MARTTYQDLLDAGVHFGHLTRKWDPKMSQYIFMERNGIHIIDLNKTLTKVEEAAAAIKQIVKSGRKVLFVATKKQAKDIVADYAKSVNMPYITERWLGGMLTNFATVRKSIKKMSNIDKLTKDGTYSNLSKKERLMIQRERIKLETLLGGISDLNRLPAALFLIDVKKEHIAVSEALKLNIPTFAMVDTNSDPSNIDFPIPANDDATKSISLITSIIIKAIEEGLDERKREKEDEAEKEAAVAKAKADAPEVADRAEGGKRARKTAEVADVVADADTEAPAAETEE, encoded by the coding sequence ATGGCAAGAACAACATATCAGGATTTACTGGATGCAGGTGTACACTTTGGTCACCTTACCCGTAAATGGGATCCGAAAATGTCACAGTACATTTTCATGGAGCGCAACGGTATCCACATTATCGATTTAAATAAAACCTTAACCAAGGTTGAAGAAGCTGCTGCAGCTATAAAACAAATTGTAAAATCAGGCCGTAAGGTATTATTCGTAGCTACAAAGAAACAAGCGAAAGATATCGTTGCTGATTATGCAAAAAGCGTAAACATGCCATACATCACCGAGCGTTGGTTAGGTGGTATGTTAACTAACTTTGCAACCGTACGTAAGTCGATCAAAAAGATGTCAAACATCGATAAATTGACTAAAGACGGTACTTACAGCAACCTTTCTAAAAAAGAGCGTCTGATGATTCAGCGTGAGCGTATCAAATTAGAAACCCTTTTAGGTGGTATCTCTGATTTGAACCGTTTACCTGCAGCATTATTCCTGATCGACGTTAAGAAAGAGCACATCGCGGTTTCTGAAGCATTAAAGTTGAATATCCCTACATTTGCTATGGTTGATACCAACTCTGATCCTTCAAACATCGATTTCCCGATCCCTGCGAATGACGATGCTACCAAATCAATTTCATTGATCACCAGCATTATCATCAAAGCTATCGAAGAAGGTTTAGATGAGCGCAAACGCGAAAAAGAAGACGAAGCAGAAAAAGAAGCAGCTGTTGCTAAAGCAAAAGCTGATGCTCCTGAAGTAGCTGACAGAGCTGAAGGTGGTAAAAGAGCCCGCAAAACTGCTGAAGTAGCAGACGTTGTAGCCGATGCCGATACCGAAGCTCCTGCTGCCGAAACAGAAGAGTAA
- the tsf gene encoding translation elongation factor Ts, protein MSTVQISAADVNKLRQQTGAGMMDCKKALTETNGDFEAAIDFLRKKGAKVAASRQDRESNEGVVISRTSADGKTGVIIELNCETDFVAKNAEFIAFANEIANKAVEAQPKTIEELYALSIDVDATTTTIGEAVIDKTGKIGEKIGVSKLEVITGEKIIAYVHGNFRLGVLVALSANPAGADEAGKDVAMQIAAMNPIAVDKDGVDSSVIERELEIAKDVIRAEGKPEEMVEKIAAGKLNKFYKDSTLLNQEFVKDSSKNVSQFLDSVSKGLTVTAFKRVALGA, encoded by the coding sequence ATGTCTACAGTACAAATATCTGCAGCCGACGTAAACAAACTGCGCCAGCAAACTGGTGCCGGTATGATGGATTGCAAAAAAGCATTAACCGAAACTAACGGTGATTTTGAAGCAGCTATCGATTTTTTAAGAAAAAAAGGTGCTAAAGTTGCAGCAAGCCGTCAGGACAGAGAATCAAACGAAGGTGTTGTTATTTCACGCACTTCTGCTGATGGTAAAACTGGTGTGATCATTGAACTGAACTGCGAAACAGATTTCGTGGCTAAAAATGCTGAGTTTATCGCTTTCGCTAACGAAATTGCTAACAAAGCGGTTGAAGCTCAACCGAAAACTATCGAAGAGCTTTATGCACTTTCTATCGATGTTGATGCTACTACCACTACTATTGGTGAAGCTGTTATTGACAAAACCGGTAAAATCGGCGAAAAAATTGGTGTATCTAAATTAGAAGTGATCACTGGCGAAAAAATCATCGCTTACGTACACGGTAACTTCCGTTTAGGTGTATTGGTTGCTTTAAGTGCTAACCCAGCTGGTGCTGATGAGGCCGGTAAAGACGTAGCGATGCAAATTGCTGCTATGAACCCAATCGCTGTAGATAAAGACGGTGTTGATTCATCAGTAATTGAGCGTGAGCTTGAAATTGCTAAAGACGTGATCCGTGCAGAAGGCAAACCAGAAGAAATGGTTGAAAAAATTGCTGCCGGCAAACTGAACAAATTCTACAAAGACTCAACCCTGTTAAACCAGGAGTTTGTGAAAGATTCATCCAAGAATGTTTCACAATTCCTTGACTCGGTTTCCAAAGGGCTTACAGTAACCGCCTTTAAGCGAGTAGCTTTAGGAGCTTAA